Proteins encoded in a region of the Chloroflexota bacterium genome:
- a CDS encoding RidA family protein, whose amino-acid sequence MPLDRQYINPEGGPAPIAYTHTVKMGNLVFVSGQLPIDKDRQLVAPGDLRGQTRQALDNITRNLTAAGASWKDVAKVTIFVVGMEQIGAVREAREAFYAEQGVRPPASTAIGVERLAVEGAMIEIEAYAVVEA is encoded by the coding sequence TGCCGCTCGACCGTCAGTACATCAACCCTGAGGGCGGCCCCGCCCCCATTGCCTACACCCACACCGTCAAGATGGGGAATCTGGTCTTCGTCTCGGGTCAGCTGCCCATCGACAAGGACCGCCAGCTCGTGGCGCCGGGCGACCTGCGCGGCCAGACGCGGCAGGCCCTCGACAACATCACCCGCAATCTGACGGCAGCCGGGGCCTCCTGGAAGGATGTCGCCAAGGTCACCATCTTCGTCGTCGGGATGGAGCAGATCGGGGCCGTCCGCGAGGCGCGCGAGGCGTTCTACGCCGAGCAGGGCGTCCGGCCGCCGGCCTCGACGGCCATCGGCGTGGAGCGGCTCGCCGTCGAGGGGGCCATGATCGAGATCGAGGCGTACGCGGTCGTCGAGGCGTAG